The Planctomycetota bacterium genomic interval TGCTCACTAGCACGCCATTCTGTGTGCTGCCGGTCGTGGCCCTCGACGGTCGGCCAATCGGCAAAGGCCAACCGGGGCCAGTATTTGCGCGTCTGATGGCCGCGTGGAGCAAGCAACTCGGCGTCGACATCATGGCCCAAGCGCGGCAATTCAGCGGTTAGCGCGAACCCTCGGGCTGCCCGCCGCCCGTCCTTTTAACTGGCGTTGACCAGCCGCGCAAATCTTCCAAGAATGTTGCGTCCCTTGGAGTTACTGTGCGCGACCGGCGGCGCTCGGCGGAATGTTCGAGTGTGGCGCGCGGTTGTCTGCGCTCGCAGCACGCACCTTTGATCGCCCTTGCCCATCGTTTGAGACCCATGACCGAACAGCCGTCCGAACCCAAATCGCCTGCCACGCCCGGCATCCACGAAGCGTCGCGCCGCGAGAAGCTGCGCAAGCTCGAAGCCCTGGGAGTCGACCCGTGGGGGCAGCGCTTCGACGATCATCAACGGATCGGCGACATTCGCGCGCGCGAAGGAGAGATCGTCGTTCAGCCGTTGGTCGAAGGTCAACGACACGCCGACCAGACCGGGCCGCGCGTGCGCGCCGCGGGGCGCATTGTCCTGCACCGAAACAAAGGGAAACTTCACTTCCTCGACCTGCGCGACTGGACCGGCAAGGTCCAGGTGATGATCGGCCGCTCGCAAATCGGCGACGAAGGCTGGGCCGTCGTCGAGTGCTTGGACCTGGGAGACCTGATCGGCGTCGACGGCGAGCTGCGCCGCACCAACACGGGCGAGCTGACGATCTTTGCCGACAAGATCACGTTCCTGACCAAGAGCGTCGAGCCGCATCCCGAGAAGCATCACGGGCTGGTCGATCCCGAGTTGCGGCAGCGGATGCGTTACTTGGACCTGATCTACACCGACGGGTCGCTCGATCGATTCTTGAATCGCACCAAGATCATCCATTCGATCCGCCAGACCTTGGCCGGCAATGGATTCGTCGAGATCGAAGGCCCGACGCTCCACGCCATTGCTGGCGGCGCCGCGGCGCGACCGTTCAAGACCCATCACAACGCGCTCGACATGCAGCTTTACCTGCGCATTGCGCTCGAGCTGCACCTGAAGCGGCTGATGGTCGGCGGCATGGAACGGGTCTACGAGCTGGGGCGCGTGTACCGCAACGAAGGAATCAGCCCGCGGCACAATCCCGAGTTCACGATGCTCGAGTTGTACCAGGCCTATGGCGACTATCGGGCGATGATGGACCTGACCGAGCAGATCATCTGCAACGCCCTGAAGTCGACTGGGCAGCCGATGCAGGTCCAGTGGGAAGGCAAGACGGTCGACTTTACGCCCCCGTTCCAGCGTCGCACGTACAACGATTTGTTCGCCGAGCACGCGGGCGTCGACCCGCACGACGCGGCCGCGGTCCACAAGAAGGCGATCGAGCTGGGCATCGACACGGCCGGCAAACACGCCGACGTGGTCAAAAGCGAAGTCTTCGAAGCCACGGTCGAAGAGGCGCTCGCTGGGCCGATCTTCGTGATCGATTATCCGGCCAGCATCTGTCCATTGACCAAGCGCAAGGCCAGCGACCCCAGCGTGGCCGAGCGGTTCGAGCTGTTCGTTCACGGCATGGAGCTGGCCAACGCGTATACCGAGTTGAATGACCCGGACCTGCAGGACAAGCTGTTCCGCACGCAACTCGATGGGCAGCGCGAGGAAGACTCGATGGCCAAGATGGACCACGACTTCATCCGCGCGCTGCGCTATGGCATGCCCCCGGCGGGCGGCCTGGGCATTGGCATCGACCGGCTGGTGATGCTGCTGACCAACGCCCAAACGATCCGGGATGTGATCTTGTTTCCGTTACTCCGGCACGAGGCGGAATAGATCTCGCCACGGAGGCACTGAGACACAGAGGTTGGCACGGAGGGAATTGAGGGGGAAAGAGAGAGCAAAGAGGTTGGCGATGTTGGTCCATGAGGAGCTGACTGGTGAAATCATTGCTGCCGCGATTGAAGTTCACCGCTTGCTTGGGCCTGGGCTCTTGGAAAGTGCCTACGAGCGTTGCCTGTGCCGCGAATTGTCATTGCGGAATCTGAGCTTTGAGACACAAGTCCCCCTACATATTGACTACAAGGGTTTGACGCTGGAGGAAGGTTATCGGCTCGATCTGGTCGTCGCCGAAGCAGTCGTCATTGAAATCAAATGTGTTGACCAGATCGTCCCAGTGCATGAGGCACAACTACTGACCTATCTCCGCCTAAGTGGCCTGAAGGTAGGACTGTTGATCAATTTCCAAGTTGCCAAGCTAAAAGATGGAATCACGCGACGAGTGCTCTAGATAAAACTCCCCTCAAAAAACTCCGTGTAAGCCTCCGTGCCACAGTGCCTCCGTGGCGGAATTTAATGAGCTACTGAACCCAAGGATGGGTCGATGTACAAGCTGCTGATTTGTTGGCGGTATTTGCGGACGCGATGGATCGCCCTGGCCTCGATCGTCAGCGTCACGCTCGGCGTGGCGACGATGATCGTCGTCAACAGCGTGATGGCCGGCTTCTCGCACGAGATGCAGCTCCGGCTCCACGCGATTCTCTCGGACCTGGTCGTCGAGTCGCACGGCCTCGACGGGTTTCCCGACCCCGACTGGTACATGGCCCGGCTGCGTGAAATCGCGGGCGACGAAATCGCCGGCATGACGCCGACCGTGGCCGTCCCCGCCATGCTCAGCTTCACGTACGGCGGCAATTGGATCACGCGCCCCGTGCAATTGGTTGGCGTGGACGAAAAGACCCAAGCCGAGGCCGGCGACTTTGGCAAGTTCTTGCAGCACCCAGCCAATCGCGAGGCGATGAACTTTCTGCTCCGCGACGCTGGCTACGACGCCCGCGGTGTCGAGAACCAGACGCCCGGCCAGTTACGCCCGGCGCTGACCGAGGCCGGTTGGAAACACCGCCGCCGCGTGGCCGAGCACAAACGCTGGGCCGACGAGCAGCGCAAACGACAAATGGCCGAGCAGGCTGTCGCCAACCCGGCCCCCGTGGCCGACGCGCAAGCCGACCCGTTCGCCGTGCGTCAGGAAGATCCCGTCAAGCAGGCCGAGCAAGGCCACACCTTCGACATGGCCAAGGAGCAGCACACCGGGCTGGTCCTAGGCATCGCCCTGGCCACCTTCCGCGACGAGTTGGGCGAGGAGCGATTCCTGGTCATGCCCGGCGAGGATGTGAAGCTGACCTTCCCCACCTCGGGCACGCCCCCTCGCGCCGTCGACAGCACATTTACCGTGGTCGACTTGTACGAATGCAAAATGAGCGAGTACGACGCCAGCTTCGTCTTTGTGCCGATCAAGCGGCTGCAAGAGCTGCGCGGCATGGTCGATCCGGGCACCGGAGTCCGTTACGCCACGAGCATCCAGATCAAGCTCAAGCCGGGTGTCGACGGCGACGCGGTTCGCGACAAGATTCGCAAGCACTTTCCGCCCGAGCTGTTTGCCGTCAGCACCTGGCGCGACAAGCAAGGCGCGCTGTTGGCCGCGGTGAAGATGGAAACCGCCATCCTGAACGTCTTGCTGTTCATGATCATCGCGGTGGCGGGCTTTGGCATCCTGGCGATCTTCTACATGATCGTCGTGGAAAAGACCCGCGACATCGGCATCTTGAAATCGC includes:
- a CDS encoding GxxExxY protein, whose amino-acid sequence is MLVHEELTGEIIAAAIEVHRLLGPGLLESAYERCLCRELSLRNLSFETQVPLHIDYKGLTLEEGYRLDLVVAEAVVIEIKCVDQIVPVHEAQLLTYLRLSGLKVGLLINFQVAKLKDGITRRVL
- the lysS gene encoding lysine--tRNA ligase, with product MTEQPSEPKSPATPGIHEASRREKLRKLEALGVDPWGQRFDDHQRIGDIRAREGEIVVQPLVEGQRHADQTGPRVRAAGRIVLHRNKGKLHFLDLRDWTGKVQVMIGRSQIGDEGWAVVECLDLGDLIGVDGELRRTNTGELTIFADKITFLTKSVEPHPEKHHGLVDPELRQRMRYLDLIYTDGSLDRFLNRTKIIHSIRQTLAGNGFVEIEGPTLHAIAGGAAARPFKTHHNALDMQLYLRIALELHLKRLMVGGMERVYELGRVYRNEGISPRHNPEFTMLELYQAYGDYRAMMDLTEQIICNALKSTGQPMQVQWEGKTVDFTPPFQRRTYNDLFAEHAGVDPHDAAAVHKKAIELGIDTAGKHADVVKSEVFEATVEEALAGPIFVIDYPASICPLTKRKASDPSVAERFELFVHGMELANAYTELNDPDLQDKLFRTQLDGQREEDSMAKMDHDFIRALRYGMPPAGGLGIGIDRLVMLLTNAQTIRDVILFPLLRHEAE
- a CDS encoding ABC transporter permease, with product MYKLLICWRYLRTRWIALASIVSVTLGVATMIVVNSVMAGFSHEMQLRLHAILSDLVVESHGLDGFPDPDWYMARLREIAGDEIAGMTPTVAVPAMLSFTYGGNWITRPVQLVGVDEKTQAEAGDFGKFLQHPANREAMNFLLRDAGYDARGVENQTPGQLRPALTEAGWKHRRRVAEHKRWADEQRKRQMAEQAVANPAPVADAQADPFAVRQEDPVKQAEQGHTFDMAKEQHTGLVLGIALATFRDELGEERFLVMPGEDVKLTFPTSGTPPRAVDSTFTVVDLYECKMSEYDASFVFVPIKRLQELRGMVDPGTGVRYATSIQIKLKPGVDGDAVRDKIRKHFPPELFAVSTWRDKQGALLAAVKMETAILNVLLFMIIAVAGFGILAIFYMIVVEKTRDIGILKSLGASASGIMGIFLGYGLSLGAVGAGMGMVLGLLFVWNINEIAHVLSLISGREVFDPSIYYFYQIPTIVDPNTITWIIVGAIGIAVLASVLPARRAAGLHPVEALRYE